From the genome of Eublepharis macularius isolate TG4126 chromosome 12, MPM_Emac_v1.0, whole genome shotgun sequence, one region includes:
- the CPNE6 gene encoding copine-6 codes for MSEGIDSQPVALGASRVELRVSCWSLSLREEALKPDPCVMVQLFSDGQWSEVGRSEVLRGSQNPVFAHVFALDYFFEEMQTLRFEVFDAIDDSPEDGGSELGTLLGAIECTLGQIVSHTKVTKELALADGEPVENSTITIEAEEVSRTNEFVQLEFHGQELDDKDFFSKSDPFLEIYKVNSNDIEQLVWRTEVVKNNLSPHWEPFRVSLQSLCSCDPDKNIRCVIYDHDSSGKHDYIGEFSTTFHEMLQASSGEEVKWDCINHKYLEKKKHYKNSGYIVLTQCKIEKVHTFLDYIMGGLQISFTVAIDFTASNGDPRSEHSLHFINPKEPNEYLKTLSSVGEICQDYDSDKRFPAFGFGARIPPDFEVSHDFAINFDPENPECERLTGVIEAYKRCLPQIQLYGPTNVAPIINKVAAPAAEEEKTGLPTKYRVLLILTDGVVSDMPEACDAVVRASRLPLSIIIVGIGNADFSDMRELNGDRGMLESEEGRAVRDIVQFVPVREFKKAPPNALAKYVLAEVPKQVVEYYGSKGISPGTQRSSSPQPQ; via the exons ATGTCCGAGGGGATCGACTCCCAGCCAGTGGCCCTGGGGGCTTCCCGCGTGGAGCTCCGTGTGTCCTGCTGGAGCCTTTCTCTGCGTGAGGAGGCCCTCAAGCCAGACCCCTGTGTGATGGTCCAGTTGTTCAGCGATGGGCAGTGGAGCGAG GTGGGGCGCTCGGAGGTCCTTCGGGGCTCCCAAAATCCCGTCTTCGCCCATGTCTTTGCTCTGGACTATTTCTTTGAGGAGATGCAGACCCTGAGGTTTGAAGTGTTTGATGCCATTGATGACAGCCCCGAGGATGGGGGGTCTGAATTGGGGACCCTTTTAGGGGCAATCGAATGCACTTTGGGGCAG ATTGTCTCCCACACAAAGGTCACCAAAGAGCTGGCGCTGGCAGACGGAGAGCCCGTGGAGAACTCGACCATCACG ATTGAAGCTGAGGAAGTCTCCAGAACCAACGAGTTTGTGCAGCTCGAATTTCACGGCCAGGAACTGGATGACAAG GATTTCTTCAGCAAGTCCGAcccattcctggagatttacaAGGTCAACAGCAACGATATAGAGCAGCTGGTTTGGAGAACAGAG GTGGTGAAGAACAACCTGAGTCCCCATTGGGAGCCTTTCCGTGTCTCCCTGCAGTCTTTGTGCAGCTGTGACCCAGACAAGAACATCAGG TGTGTCATTTATGATCATGACTCCAGTGGAAAGCACGACTACATTGGCGAGTTCAGCACCACTTTTCACGAAATGctacaggcttcctcaggagaagag GTGAAATGGGACTGCATCAACCacaaatatctggagaagaagaaaCATTACAAGAACTCGGGGTACATTGTCCTCACTCAGTGCAAG ATAGAGAAAGTCCACACATTCCTGGATTACATTATGGGAGGCCTGCAGATCTCCTTCACA GTGGCCATCGACTTTACGGCATCCAACGGGGACCCACGTAGTGAGCACTCCCTTCACTTCATCAACCCGAAGGAACCCAATGAGTACTTGAAGACCTTGTCTTCGGTGGGCGAGATCTGCCAGGATTATGATAG TGACAAGCGCTTCCCAGCCTTTGGTTTTGGGGCACGGATTCCTCCAGACTTTGAG GTGTCTCATGATTTCGCTATCAACTTTGATCCAGAGAATCCGGAATGTGAAA GGCTCACCGGTGTGATCGAGGCCTACAAGCGATGCTTACCCCAGATACAGCTCTATGGACCGACCAACGTCGCCCCCATCATCAACAAAGTGGCTGCTCCTGCAGCCGAGgaagagaaaacagggttgcccACG AAGTACCGTGTGTTGCTGATCCTCACAGACGGCGTGGTGAGCGACATGCCTGAGGCGTGCGATGCTGTCGTCCGAGCCTCCCGGCTGCCACTCTCCATCATCATTGTGGGCATTGGGAACGCAGACTTTTCGGACATGCGAGAGCTCAATGGCGACCGCGGGATGCTGGAGTCAGAGGAAGGCCGAGCTGTCCGTGACATTGTCCAGTTCGTTCCTGTCCGTGAATTCAAGAAG GCTCCTCCCAACGCTCTGGCCAAATACGTTCTGGCCGAGGTCCCAAAGCAAGTGGTGGAGTACTACGGAAGCAAAGGCATCTCACCTGGGACGCAGAGGTCCTCTTCCCCGCAGCCCCAGTGA
- the NRL gene encoding neural retina-specific leucine zipper protein, with product MDSQTNRMNALPPSPLALEYLDDFDLLKLEVKQEASRAGGSASLSSTPCSSVPPSPTFDKAVDPKSTLEELYWMATLHQTLAAAAGGHSEGQLVPGFDEAMEVLLGVPLAEGGLHGGSTPPLRGFLGTSEGLIGEQQQLPLLSDRFSDAQLVSMSVRDLNRQLRGFGKDEVQRLKQKRRTLKNRGYAQSCRYKRVQQRHVLEAEKSQLAQQLESLRVEMARVAHERDVYKARCQKLLGDTAGGHYGDGTEPPAPQPTSLAQFFL from the exons ATGGACTCACAGACCAACAG GATGAATGCtctgccccccagccccctggcTCTGGAATATCTCGACGACTTTGACTTGTTGAAGTTGGAAGTGAAGCAGGAGGCGTCCAGAGCTGGCGGAAGCGCCTCGCTGAGCTCCACCCCCTGCAGCTCGGTGCCCCCCTCGCCCACCTTTGACAAGGCGGTGGACCCGAAGTCTACTCTGGAAGAGTTGTATTGGATGGCAACCCTCCATCAGACGCTGGCGGCGGCAGCCGGGGGGCACTCGGAAGGCCAGCTGGTGCCGGGCTTCGATGAAGCGATGGAGGTGCTCTTGGGGGTTCCCCTGGCGGAAGGTGGCCTCCACGGTGGGTCCACTCCACCGCTGCGAGGATTCCTGGGAACCTCTGAGGGGCTCATTGGAGAACAGCAACAG CTGCCCCTGCTTTCCGACCGCTTCTCCGACGCCCAGCTGGTCTCCATGTCGGTGCGGGATCTTAACCGGCAGCTCCGCGGTTTCGGCAAGGACGAAGTGCAGCGCCTGAAGCAGAAACGGCGCACCCTCAAGAACCGTGGCTACGCCCAGTCCTGTCGCTACAAGCGAGTGCAGCAACGCCACGTCCTGGAGGCTGAGAAGTCCCAGCTGGCCCAACAACTCGAGTCCTTGCGTGTCGAGATGGCCCGGGTGGCCCACGAAAGGGATGTGTACAAAGCCCGCTGCCAGAAGCTGCTGGGAGACACCGCAGGGGGACACTACGGGGATGGGACGGagcctcctgctccacagcctACCTCACTGGCACAGTTTTTTCTATGA